From one Rosa rugosa chromosome 4, drRosRugo1.1, whole genome shotgun sequence genomic stretch:
- the LOC133745003 gene encoding uncharacterized protein LOC133745003, which translates to MTGSMAVAQGSARVSLGSAGLEALKADRWYMVGRLLGPKAMFPGFKGTISSIWRISSGLMIQEVGDRFVFQFDREADRNKILDGGPWFYRNTMLVLGGYDGIGPVAEVSLNLLETWVVVKGLPLVLRNKKALGLVGASIGHVVRFDQTALNRKEREQCIRLVLDMRDRVRGWMVFEFSPVVVPELTLVYEKLKGFCRNCGLFIHDAVGCDSLLVKEREEICA; encoded by the coding sequence ATGACTGGCTCAATGGCGGTGGCGCAGGGTTCTGCAAGGGTGTCGCTGGGATCTGCAGGGCTTGAGGCTCTGAAGGCGGATCGTTGGTACATGGTGGGGCGTTTACTTGGACCCAAAGCCATGTTTCCTGGTTTCAAAGGAACGATATCTTCAATCTGGAGGATTAGTTCGGGGTTAATGATTCAAGAGGTGGGGGATcgatttgtgtttcaatttgaTCGAGAAGCTGATCGCAACAAAATATTGGATGGAGGCCCGTGGTTTTATAGGAATACCATGTTGGTGTTGGGTGGGTATGATGGTATAGGGCCGGTGGCGGAAGTATCTCTCAATCTTCTGGAAACCTGGGTCGTAGTTAAGGGTCTCCCACTGGTGCTCCGGAACAAGAAGGCGCTAGGGTTGGTTGGGGCGTCCATCGGTCATGTTGTCCGCTTTGACCAAACAGCCCTTAACCGGAAGGAAAGGGAGCAATGTATCCGTCTTGTACTTGATATGCGTGATAGGGTTCGGGGTTGGATGGTGTTTGAGTTCTCACCGGTGGTGGTACCGGAGTTGACGTTGGTGTACGAGAAGCTAAAGGGATTTTGCCGTAATTGTGGACTGTTCATACACGATGCGGTAGGATGTGATTCATTGCTGGTGAAGGAAAGAGAAGAGATCTGCGCGTAA